In Bacillota bacterium, a single genomic region encodes these proteins:
- a CDS encoding protein arginine kinase, with amino-acid sequence MSLGDIIDRTSSAWMQADAPSADVVLSSRVRLARNIAGVPFPHQASEADLAKVVEYAQKAIRVSKGLTDLVVIRLSETPALDRQILVEKHLISPQHAQGAKHRLVAIRPDETVSVMVNEEDHLRIQALLPGLQLKEALRLASQVDDAFEGAVDYAFDDRLGYITACPTNVGTGLRASVMVHLPALTTTGQVGRVLATVSNVGVAVRGLYGEGSEATGNVFQLSNQVTLGRPEVELVDNLAGVTKQIIDQERSVREKLVRERRDQLEDKVNRAYGLLSHARLMTSQEALGLLSDVRLGVEAGLLPDVEAKTLNELMVITQPAYLQRIMGRELAPHERDVRRAALIREKIRARKEGR; translated from the coding sequence GTGTCACTCGGAGACATAATAGACAGGACGTCCAGTGCGTGGATGCAAGCGGACGCCCCGTCCGCCGACGTGGTACTGAGCTCGCGCGTACGGCTCGCCAGGAATATCGCGGGCGTTCCCTTTCCGCATCAAGCATCCGAGGCGGACCTCGCGAAGGTCGTGGAATATGCCCAAAAGGCGATCCGGGTATCGAAGGGCCTGACGGACCTCGTGGTGATCCGCTTGTCCGAGACACCCGCCCTCGACCGGCAGATCCTGGTGGAAAAGCACCTCATCAGTCCGCAGCATGCGCAGGGGGCGAAGCATCGCCTGGTCGCGATACGCCCTGACGAGACGGTGAGCGTGATGGTAAACGAGGAAGACCATCTTCGCATCCAGGCGCTTCTGCCGGGGCTGCAGCTCAAGGAGGCCCTCCGGTTGGCGAGCCAGGTGGACGACGCGTTCGAGGGCGCCGTGGATTACGCATTCGACGACAGGCTGGGGTACATCACCGCCTGTCCCACCAACGTGGGCACAGGGCTTCGCGCCTCGGTCATGGTGCATCTGCCCGCCCTCACCACCACGGGTCAAGTGGGGCGGGTGCTGGCCACTGTCTCCAATGTCGGGGTGGCGGTGAGAGGCTTGTACGGTGAAGGCTCTGAGGCAACGGGGAATGTCTTTCAACTCTCAAATCAGGTGACCCTCGGCCGGCCCGAAGTCGAGTTGGTGGACAACCTCGCGGGCGTCACCAAGCAGATCATCGATCAAGAACGCAGCGTCCGCGAGAAGCTGGTGCGCGAGAGGAGAGACCAGCTCGAGGACAAGGTGAACAGGGCGTACGGACTCCTGTCCCACGCTCGGCTCATGACATCCCAGGAGGCTCTGGGGCTTCTCTCGGACGTCAGGCTTGGGGTTGAGGCCGGGCTGCTCCCCGACGTTGAGGCGAAGACCTTGAACGAGCTCATGGTCATCACTCAACCGGCCTA
- a CDS encoding UvrB/UvrC motif-containing protein — protein sequence MVCDECGKRPANVHLTKIVNGTKTESHLCEQCAREKGELDFFTEPKFSFPSLLAGLLQHDPGFAGPVSLPSSVTNRCRGCGLDFSEFRNTGFLGCPECYDEFRPRLEPLLRRVHGSVRHTGKVPGRTGAVTGKRRELENLRAELARLVAKEQYEEAAKVRDRIRSLEKALADES from the coding sequence CGAACGTCCATCTGACCAAGATTGTCAATGGAACGAAGACCGAATCGCACCTCTGCGAGCAATGCGCGCGCGAGAAGGGCGAGCTCGACTTCTTTACCGAGCCGAAGTTCTCGTTCCCGAGCCTTCTCGCGGGACTTCTGCAGCATGACCCGGGTTTCGCGGGGCCCGTGAGCCTTCCGAGCAGCGTAACGAACCGCTGCAGGGGATGCGGCCTGGACTTCTCCGAATTCCGCAACACGGGGTTTCTTGGATGCCCTGAGTGCTACGACGAGTTCCGGCCGCGGCTCGAGCCGCTGCTCAGGCGAGTTCACGGCAGCGTTCGCCATACTGGGAAGGTCCCGGGAAGGACGGGTGCCGTGACTGGCAAGAGACGGGAGCTCGAGAACCTGCGTGCGGAGCTAGCCAGGCTGGTCGCCAAGGAGCAGTACGAAGAGGCTGCGAAAGTCCGCGACAGGATCCGATCCCTTGAGAAAGCCCTCGCGGACGAATCCTAG